From Mytilus edulis chromosome 8, xbMytEdul2.2, whole genome shotgun sequence, one genomic window encodes:
- the LOC139487162 gene encoding xylosyltransferase oxt-like — MKPLVVLITILEIILVSSANEENNFRLSLKGAQDVPIRGFLLGNHDSGNFPKDWKKWMQKQMDDRQTRMEKMTKVLDVMKGSDNAMMAKIEGLKQLLQNTQGKIESSLTAISKKVDSIQSSQGDKNGYIGCFQDDNSRHLKHRYQNLGNAITLAKCRENCKGYKYAGLQYSVQCFCGNQLVNSKYPKKPDSECNTKCRGEPSRACGGTWRNSIYTV, encoded by the exons ATGAAGCCCCTTGTCGTTTTGAttacaattttagaaattattcTTGTTTCCAGTGCAAATGAAGAGAACAATTTCCGACTATCGCTGAAAGGAGCTCAAGATGTTCCAATTCGAGGTTTTCTCCTAGGAAATCATGATTCAGGTAATTTCCCTAAAGACTGGAAAAAGTGGATGCAGAAGCAGATGGACGACAGACAAACGAGGATGGAGAAAATGACAAAGGTCTTGGATGTAATGAAAGGGAGTGATAATGCAATGATGGCAAAAATTGAAGGACTGAAACAATTACTCCAGAACACACAAGGAAAAATCGAATCTAGCTTGACTGCTATTTCCAAAAAGGTTGATTCTATTCAGTCTAGTCAAGGAGATAAAAATG GATATATCGGATGTTTTCAGGATGATAACAGTCGTCACTTAAAACATCGATATCAAAATTTGGGCAATGCAATTACCTTGGCAAAATGTAGGGAAAACTGCAAAGGTTACAAATACGCTGGCCTACAA TACAGTGTGCAATGCTTTTGTGGAAACCAGCTAGTAAACTCAAAGTATCCAAAGAAACCTGATTCAGAATGCAACACCAAATGTCGAGGAGAACCAAGTAGGGCGTGTGGAGGTACTTGGAGAAATTCTATATACACAG tttAG